In one window of Candidatus Sulfuricurvum sp. RIFRC-1 DNA:
- a CDS encoding CopD family protein yields the protein MYNWMLWFHIISMVSWFAVLFYLPRLFVYHVENGTNQGFIDVIEVMEMKIYKYIGVPAFWATLLSGIALIVMSTQHYNGVNVFQMGGWMHAKLTLVAILTAYFFTLGHYRLKLKENTAYKSGKFFRMYNEVPTLLLMGIVALVIVKPF from the coding sequence ATGTACAACTGGATGCTTTGGTTTCATATTATCTCAATGGTCTCATGGTTTGCAGTACTTTTTTATCTCCCCCGTCTTTTTGTCTATCATGTCGAAAATGGAACCAATCAGGGATTTATCGATGTTATTGAAGTAATGGAGATGAAGATTTACAAATACATCGGTGTTCCGGCATTTTGGGCAACATTGCTCTCAGGAATAGCATTAATAGTTATGTCTACACAACACTACAACGGAGTAAATGTATTTCAGATGGGGGGATGGATGCACGCGAAACTGACTCTCGTAGCCATTTTAACCGCTTATTTTTTCACACTCGGACATTACCGTCTCAAACTCAAAGAGAACACAGCGTATAAAAGCGGGAAGTTTTTTCGTATGTATAATGAAGTACCCACCCTTTTATTGATGGGGATTGTTGCTCTCGTTATTGTAAAACCGTTTTAA
- a CDS encoding GIY-YIG nuclease family protein — translation MPFHVYILHCSDNSYYTGHTDNLEKRLAEHMSGAIPSCYTFKRHPLTLVFSQEFTTREEALASEQQIKGWSRKKKEAMIRGDWNEVSRLAKSV, via the coding sequence ATGCCTTTTCACGTCTACATCCTCCACTGCTCCGATAACAGTTACTACACGGGTCACACCGATAATCTTGAAAAACGCCTCGCTGAACATATGAGCGGAGCGATACCGAGCTGTTACACCTTCAAACGCCACCCTCTCACTTTAGTTTTCTCACAAGAATTTACGACGAGAGAAGAAGCCTTGGCTTCGGAACAACAGATAAAAGGATGGAGCCGTAAAAAGAAAGAGGCAATGATACGAGGAGATTGGAACGAGGTGTCGAGGTTGGCTAAGTCGGTTTAG